A region of the Denitrificimonas caeni genome:
CCGTTTAATTGCTTGGTTTATTAAGCGTTATCAAGTCAATATGAGCGAAGCGCTGCTGGAAGACCCCAGCGCCTATCGCCATTTTAACGACTTTTTCACCCGTTCACTGAAGGAGGACGCGCGTCCCCTAGACAACAGTGAAAAAGCAGTATTAAGCCCTGCCGATGGTGCCATTAGTCAATTGGGTAGCATCGAGCACGGACGCATCTTCCAAGCCAAAGGCCACAGCTTCAGCCTGTTAGAATTATTAGGTGGCGATGCCGAGCGTGCGGCACCCTTTATGGGCGGCAGCTTCTCCACTGTTTATTTATCACCTAAGGATTATCACCGTGTGCATATGCCGTTAACCGGTATTTTACGCGAGATGGTTTACATCCCAGGACGTTTATTTTCCGTCAACCAAACCACTGCTGAAAATGTGCCCGAGCTGTTCGCCCGCAACGAGCGAGTGGCTTGTATCTTCGATACCGAACAAGGCCCGATGGCCGTGGTTTTAGTGGGGGCGATGATTGTTGCCAGTATCGAAACTGTTTGGGCCGGACAGGTGACGCCGCCACTGCGCAGCTTGCGCACTTACGATTACAGCCAAGCAGCACGCCAACCTATTACCCTAGAAAAAGGTGCCGAGCTTGGTCGCTTCAAGCTGGGCTCTACCGCCATAGTCTTATTCGGGCCCAATCATGTAGCATGGGACGATGCCCTCCAAGAGACCAGTGCTGTACAAGTGGGTCAGCGTCTTGCTGTAGAAATTTAAGTGCCGCGATGTACAATTGAGACTGATTAGTGTGTCGCACTAGCAAGTCGTGCAGCAGCCGTTGCTGATTTAAATAGGAAAGCCTAATGGATACACCAAGCCTAAAATTACGCTTACGCGTGCCCACTCCAGAACAAACCCATTTAGCGTTCTGTAAGCCCAGCGTGCGTGATTTAAAGCTATGGATCCAAAACTTACCCAAAGCCAATATTGGTGAGACTGCACGCTTGCTGTATCAGGCTCTCATTGAGCTTAACCAGTTCAAAACCAGCGCTGATAATCGTGTACAACTGCTCGAGCTATTGCGCCCAGAGGTGATGTTTATTAACGCACAGCTGGGTCGACATTTTTTAAATAACTCAGTGATGCTTGATGAGCGTGCACAAAAAGTCGCCAACCTCAGCCAAGCCTTACAAAACCACCTCACCACAGGTTACAAAATCGCTATTATTGATAGCATTGGTCAGCGCGGTACAACTCTGGCATTAGCATTGCAGCGCACCATGCACAGTATGTATGCCTCCTTGGTGCGCACCTACCAGCTCTACTACCCTGCCGTAACTAACTTCTGGCTTGAGCTGCATCAGGTGTACTGGATCGCCCGCAAAAATAATGTACATACCCAGCCCATACGGGATGCACTGCTCACCAACCTCTCTGAGCAGAGTGTTGAGGCGGCCTATAGTTGTGCGCTGTTATTAAGCTGTTCGCGGGTTAACCAAATGCGTCAAAGCGACATTGCTATTGTCGGCCTCACCCTGCCCAACTGGTGCCATTTAGCCACCTTGCAAAAAGCTGAATTACCCAGCAGTTTATTTGTCGTCAACCTCAATAGTGATGCACCACCGCGCTATAAAGAGTTACTGGCAGACGATAACAACGCTGCCCGACTTGGCTTTAACACCCAAGACTTAGCTGAAGCTCTGGTTGAATATCAGCAGTCACTCGAAAACAAAAAAATCAAAAAGCGCATCGACGTCCCCGAGAGCATGTCCAGCACCCTGCTTGCTCAGTTATGCAGCGCTTGGGGGGATATTGCCAAACGTGATTTTCACCGTATTAGCAGCAAAGGCACGCTGCAGATCTGCTTAGGCATGAGCGCAGTGCACTACTACTTAGCAGGACAGGAAACCTTCGAGAGCACACTCAAATTGCAGCAGGTTGCGCTGGTTGAGTACCAAACGGATAACAGCCCACCCGACATTTGGGCCAACGCCATTGATGCTGAAATTGCCGCTGAAAAAGACCCTCTCTTGACCGACTTAATTGAATATGAAGCTCCGCCGCCCAGCAGCGAAAACCCAGCAGAAAGTACTGCAGAAACACAAGCAAGCTCTGCCAAACTGTATCCAATCTACACCTTGGATATTGTTAACCACAGCCCTGGCGGCTACTGCCTAGTCTGGCATGAACAAGCGCCGCCACAATTGCAGGCCGGTGAAATCATTGCCTTGCGTGAAAGCAAGGATAAACCATGGGCTACCGCTGTGATTCGATGGATTCGCCAGGTGGGCACCGCCAGTACGCAAATAGGCATTGAATTGATCGCCCCTAATGCGCAGCCTTGCGGCTTGCAACTGCTGCGTAACAATGAAAAATCCAGCCTATTTTTACGTGCTTTACTGGTTCCGGAAATACCTGCATTATCACGCCCAGCCAGTGTTATTGCCCCGCGCATACCTTTTCAGGAGGGCCATAAAGTTGCCATTAATCAACAAGGTAAAGAGCTCAAAGCAATTTTAACCAAACGCTCGCTACATACTGGCAGCATCTGTCAATTTGAATACCGTTTACTTACCGTCAGCCAACCAGTAGAGACACCGCGCACAACTCCAACAGTAAAAGAGCTGACTAAACACGAAGACTTTGACTCACTTTGGAAGTCTCTGTAGATTCTCGGCAACTTATATA
Encoded here:
- the asd gene encoding archaetidylserine decarboxylase (Phosphatidylserine decarboxylase is synthesized as a single chain precursor. Generation of the pyruvoyl active site from a Ser is coupled to cleavage of a Gly-Ser bond between the larger (beta) and smaller (alpha chains). It is an integral membrane protein.) translates to MKQRLFIFMQYILPHHTLSRLIGRLAECQTPWFKNRLIAWFIKRYQVNMSEALLEDPSAYRHFNDFFTRSLKEDARPLDNSEKAVLSPADGAISQLGSIEHGRIFQAKGHSFSLLELLGGDAERAAPFMGGSFSTVYLSPKDYHRVHMPLTGILREMVYIPGRLFSVNQTTAENVPELFARNERVACIFDTEQGPMAVVLVGAMIVASIETVWAGQVTPPLRSLRTYDYSQAARQPITLEKGAELGRFKLGSTAIVLFGPNHVAWDDALQETSAVQVGQRLAVEI
- a CDS encoding molecular chaperone, with the translated sequence MDTPSLKLRLRVPTPEQTHLAFCKPSVRDLKLWIQNLPKANIGETARLLYQALIELNQFKTSADNRVQLLELLRPEVMFINAQLGRHFLNNSVMLDERAQKVANLSQALQNHLTTGYKIAIIDSIGQRGTTLALALQRTMHSMYASLVRTYQLYYPAVTNFWLELHQVYWIARKNNVHTQPIRDALLTNLSEQSVEAAYSCALLLSCSRVNQMRQSDIAIVGLTLPNWCHLATLQKAELPSSLFVVNLNSDAPPRYKELLADDNNAARLGFNTQDLAEALVEYQQSLENKKIKKRIDVPESMSSTLLAQLCSAWGDIAKRDFHRISSKGTLQICLGMSAVHYYLAGQETFESTLKLQQVALVEYQTDNSPPDIWANAIDAEIAAEKDPLLTDLIEYEAPPPSSENPAESTAETQASSAKLYPIYTLDIVNHSPGGYCLVWHEQAPPQLQAGEIIALRESKDKPWATAVIRWIRQVGTASTQIGIELIAPNAQPCGLQLLRNNEKSSLFLRALLVPEIPALSRPASVIAPRIPFQEGHKVAINQQGKELKAILTKRSLHTGSICQFEYRLLTVSQPVETPRTTPTVKELTKHEDFDSLWKSL